One part of the Streptococcus sp. oral taxon 431 genome encodes these proteins:
- a CDS encoding ZmpA/ZmpB/ZmpC family metallo-endopeptidase, with the protein MNTRKMQFERVIKYSIRKFSVGVGSAVIGTFLLGANNFLVETVSANEVVTPNQVHYRYLAEQELTEAEKALIHHELPSDLKQDDVVYLVYRKKEVNSQQLPNTGSKELALATLGFATASMVVVVMSKKHRNKMLGLLFIGALGGSYFIPQSAQAFENKILVSFNQTIAASSQEDLAKGVIQIEGYEYVGYFKASDFQDQPEQMTTAKGTQEEGHEGESLVQPELPAYTDELTAKGTQEEGHEGESLVQPEAPAYTGEISAKGTQEKGHEGESLVQPELPAYTSEISAKGTQEEGHQGESLVQPELPAYTGELTAKGTQEEGHEGESLVQPEVPAYTGELTAKGTQEEGHEGESLVQPELPAYTGEITAKGTQEAGHEGESLIQPETPAYTGEISAKGTQEEGHQGESLVQPESPAYTGEISAKGTQEAGHQGESLVQPELPEYKVAEATITETETVAVPYTKEYVADDTRYTDEETVIQNGQAGSQLIHRVYKTVNGQKVGDPISTSTETVTAPVNEKISRGTKAIEGQVEEVSFEEIPFETRTEVDSTLPKGTEVVAQAGQNGKKKITKVYKTLKGVKTADAPTISEEVVEVVQDRIIKKGDQILTEPTLTLTHIDKEELERSAKVRYQLVKPTGVTIKSLEVVLKDGDTSLQTVNMSEGDLTANLTNLKYYKDYKIATKMVYDRGNGNEEVVLAEEPLRLDLKKIEIKDILRTDLIKYENQIEMDETRLTSVPTDLSNYYLKVTSNDHKTNLLAVQKIEESTIDGKQVYKVTAVAENLVQRNVDNRFNETYTYYIEKPKASQDGVFYDFGELIQAIQANPAGEFKLGQSMSARNVVPQGKSYITSEFTGKLLSDGDKRFAIHNLEHPLFNVINGGTIKNINFENVDINRSGQNQIATVGFNLKNKGLIEDVKVTGSVTGNNDVAGIVNKIDEDGKVENVAFIGKINSVGNNSTVGGIAGSNYMGFVNRAYVDATITAQNANASMLVPFVTYMLNSWKSGTKARLTNSVAKGILDVKNTRNVGGIASKTWPYGAVQDNVTYAKVIKGHEIFGSNDVNDEDGGPHIKDLFGVVGYSSAEDGTGKDTKSPKKLKHLTKEEADKRVAGYNITADKFISESYELNKLNNVSTREAAYESIQDYNPDYKLAYKNIEKIQPFYNKDFIVNQANKLDKNHKLNTKEVISVTPMNDNNFVTDLSVANKIIVHYADGTKDYFNLSSSDEGLSNVREYTVTDLGIKYTPNIVQKDHSALINGIVNILNPIELQSDPIYQKLGRTGPNKVNAIKNLFLEESFDYVKANLNTLVTKLVENEDHQLNNSPAAQQMILDKVEKNKAALLLGLTYLNRYYGVKFGDVNIKELMLFKPDFYGKNVDVLDRLIEIGSKENNISGSRTYDAFGEVLAKYTKSGDLNGFLDYNRGLFTNIDNMNDWFIDATKDKVYVVEKASQNPGVGEHKYRAYDNLTRGLHRKMILPLLNLDKTEMFLISTYDTMSYGTANKYNTTLEKLKPEIDLAAQRQINYLDFWHRLALDNVKNRLFKDIVYPVWEGFYVWGHGWPGWPERYGQFKNSTEVYAPIREIYGPVGEYYGDNGAVAGAYASIYDNPNDNRAKVTFVMSNMISEYGASAFTHETTHLNDRLVYFGNFGRREGTDVEAFAQGMLQSPATQGHQGEYGALGLNMAFERPNDGNQWYNTNPNDLKSREAIDNYMKGYNDTLMMLDNLEADAVLGQNSQELNNAWFKKVDKQMRGNSKNQYDNVRALNDTEKAIQLHSVNDLVDNNFMTNRGPGNGIYKPDDFSSAYVNVPMMTGIYGGNTSEGAPGGMSFKHNTFRLWGYYGYEKGFLGYATNKYKQEAKAAGKNTLGDDFIINKISEGKFNNLEDWKKAYYKEVKDKATNGLTTFEVNGTSISSYSDLLRLFKEAAAKDAATLKTEKNGNKSVSTNNVTKLKEAVYKKLLQQTDSFKTSIFK; encoded by the coding sequence ATGAATACTAGAAAAATGCAGTTTGAGAGAGTCATTAAATACTCTATTCGGAAGTTCTCGGTTGGTGTCGGTTCTGCGGTTATCGGGACATTTCTTTTGGGGGCAAATAACTTTTTAGTTGAAACTGTTTCAGCTAACGAAGTGGTAACACCCAACCAAGTTCATTACCGTTATTTGGCTGAACAAGAATTGACAGAAGCAGAAAAAGCTTTGATCCATCACGAACTCCCTTCTGATTTAAAGCAAGATGATGTTGTCTATCTTGTTTACAGAAAGAAGGAAGTGAATTCTCAACAATTGCCAAACACTGGAAGCAAGGAGCTGGCACTGGCAACTCTTGGTTTTGCAACAGCGTCTATGGTTGTTGTGGTGATGTCTAAAAAACACCGCAATAAAATGCTTGGCCTTCTCTTTATCGGAGCTCTAGGTGGTAGTTACTTTATCCCTCAGTCAGCTCAAGCCTTTGAGAATAAAATCTTGGTTTCCTTCAATCAAACGATTGCAGCAAGTAGTCAAGAGGACTTGGCAAAAGGTGTCATTCAAATCGAAGGATACGAATACGTCGGTTACTTTAAAGCATCAGACTTCCAAGACCAACCAGAGCAAATGACGACTGCTAAGGGAACTCAAGAAGAAGGCCACGAAGGCGAATCTTTGGTTCAACCAGAGTTGCCAGCCTACACCGACGAACTTACAGCCAAAGGCACCCAAGAAGAAGGTCACGAAGGCGAATCCCTAGTTCAACCAGAAGCTCCAGCTTATACGGGCGAGATTAGTGCCAAAGGCACCCAAGAAAAAGGCCACGAAGGCGAATCCCTAGTTCAACCAGAGTTGCCAGCCTACACTAGCGAGATTAGTGCCAAAGGCACCCAAGAAGAAGGTCACCAAGGTGAGTCTTTGGTTCAGCCAGAGTTGCCAGCCTACACCGGCGAGCTTACAGCCAAAGGCACCCAAGAAGAAGGTCATGAAGGTGAATCCCTAGTTCAACCAGAAGTCCCAGCTTATACAGGCGAGCTTACAGCCAAAGGTACCCAAGAAGAAGGCCACGAAGGCGAATCTTTGGTTCAACCAGAGTTGCCAGCCTACACCGGTGAGATCACAGCTAAAGGCACCCAAGAAGCAGGTCATGAAGGCGAATCCTTAATTCAACCAGAAACGCCAGCTTATACCGGTGAGATTAGTGCCAAAGGCACCCAAGAAGAGGGGCACCAAGGTGAATCTCTAGTTCAGCCAGAATCCCCAGCTTATACAGGCGAGATTAGTGCCAAAGGAACCCAAGAAGCAGGTCACCAAGGTGAATCCCTAGTTCAGCCAGAATTGCCAGAGTATAAAGTAGCTGAAGCAACTATTACAGAAACTGAAACAGTAGCAGTTCCATATACAAAGGAGTATGTAGCTGATGATACTCGTTACACTGATGAAGAAACAGTGATTCAAAACGGTCAAGCAGGAAGTCAGCTGATTCATCGTGTCTATAAGACAGTCAATGGCCAAAAAGTTGGGGACCCAATCAGCACGAGTACAGAAACTGTTACGGCACCAGTAAACGAAAAAATTAGTCGTGGTACAAAGGCTATTGAAGGTCAAGTTGAAGAAGTTTCATTTGAAGAAATTCCTTTCGAGACAAGAACAGAAGTAGACAGCACTCTTCCGAAGGGAACAGAAGTTGTTGCTCAAGCTGGTCAAAACGGTAAGAAAAAGATTACCAAAGTCTATAAGACTCTTAAAGGAGTGAAAACTGCAGATGCTCCAACGATTTCAGAGGAAGTTGTTGAAGTAGTTCAAGATCGTATCATCAAAAAAGGTGATCAAATCCTGACTGAGCCAACGTTGACTCTCACTCATATAGACAAAGAAGAATTAGAGCGTAGTGCCAAGGTTCGTTACCAATTGGTCAAACCAACAGGTGTAACCATTAAATCTCTTGAAGTTGTTTTGAAAGATGGAGACACTAGCCTTCAAACAGTCAATATGTCTGAGGGAGACCTGACTGCTAATCTTACAAACTTGAAGTATTACAAGGACTACAAGATTGCGACTAAGATGGTTTACGATCGTGGAAATGGGAATGAAGAAGTAGTTCTTGCGGAAGAACCACTAAGGCTGGATTTAAAGAAAATCGAGATTAAAGATATTCTAAGAACGGATTTGATCAAATATGAAAATCAAATCGAAATGGATGAAACTCGACTGACTTCAGTGCCAACCGACTTGTCAAACTATTATCTGAAAGTTACCTCTAATGACCATAAGACCAATCTACTAGCGGTTCAAAAAATCGAAGAGTCAACAATTGATGGAAAACAAGTCTACAAGGTAACAGCAGTAGCGGAGAACTTGGTTCAACGTAATGTCGATAATCGCTTTAATGAAACTTATACCTACTATATTGAAAAACCAAAAGCTAGTCAGGATGGTGTTTTCTACGACTTTGGAGAATTGATCCAAGCCATTCAGGCAAATCCTGCTGGTGAATTTAAACTGGGTCAAAGTATGAGTGCTCGTAACGTTGTTCCTCAAGGTAAATCTTACATTACTTCGGAGTTTACTGGTAAACTATTGAGTGATGGTGACAAACGTTTTGCTATCCATAATTTGGAACATCCCCTCTTCAATGTCATTAATGGTGGGACTATTAAGAACATTAACTTTGAAAATGTAGATATTAATCGTTCTGGTCAAAATCAAATTGCTACGGTTGGATTTAACCTTAAAAATAAAGGTCTGATTGAAGATGTTAAGGTGACTGGTTCGGTTACTGGTAACAATGATGTTGCAGGTATTGTCAATAAGATTGATGAAGATGGTAAGGTTGAAAATGTCGCCTTTATTGGTAAAATCAACTCTGTAGGAAATAACTCGACAGTTGGTGGCATTGCTGGTTCAAACTATATGGGCTTTGTCAATAGAGCCTATGTAGATGCGACTATTACGGCGCAAAATGCAAATGCAAGTATGCTAGTGCCATTTGTCACTTACATGCTAAATAGTTGGAAATCAGGTACAAAAGCAAGATTAACAAATTCTGTTGCCAAGGGTATCCTTGATGTTAAAAATACTAGAAACGTTGGTGGTATTGCCTCTAAAACATGGCCATATGGAGCTGTACAAGATAACGTAACATATGCTAAAGTAATCAAAGGTCATGAAATATTTGGTTCTAACGATGTTAACGATGAAGATGGTGGCCCACATATTAAAGACCTTTTTGGCGTAGTTGGCTATAGCTCAGCTGAGGATGGTACTGGTAAAGATACCAAGAGTCCTAAAAAACTCAAACATTTGACTAAGGAAGAAGCTGATAAGCGTGTTGCTGGTTACAATATTACAGCTGATAAATTCATAAGTGAATCTTATGAATTGAACAAGTTGAACAATGTAAGCACCCGTGAAGCAGCTTATGAGTCTATTCAAGACTACAATCCAGACTATAAACTTGCTTATAAGAATATTGAAAAAATACAACCATTCTATAACAAAGATTTTATCGTTAATCAAGCTAATAAATTAGATAAGAACCACAAGTTAAATACTAAAGAAGTTATTTCTGTTACTCCAATGAATGATAATAACTTTGTAACAGATCTAAGTGTTGCAAACAAAATTATTGTTCACTATGCTGATGGAACAAAAGATTACTTCAACCTATCTTCTAGTGATGAGGGTCTAAGTAATGTTAGAGAATACACTGTAACAGACTTAGGTATTAAATATACACCTAATATCGTTCAAAAAGATCATAGTGCTTTAATTAACGGTATCGTAAATATCTTAAACCCTATCGAGCTTCAATCTGATCCAATTTACCAAAAACTTGGCAGAACAGGACCTAATAAAGTAAATGCGATTAAAAATCTATTCTTAGAAGAAAGTTTCGACTATGTAAAAGCTAATCTTAATACATTAGTAACTAAACTAGTTGAAAATGAAGATCACCAACTTAATAATTCTCCCGCAGCTCAACAAATGATTCTTGATAAAGTTGAGAAAAATAAAGCTGCCCTATTATTAGGTTTAACATACTTAAACCGTTACTACGGCGTTAAATTTGGTGATGTTAATATTAAAGAATTAATGTTATTCAAACCTGATTTCTATGGTAAAAACGTTGATGTTCTTGATAGATTAATTGAAATTGGATCTAAAGAGAATAATATCAGTGGTTCAAGAACATACGATGCTTTCGGTGAGGTTCTAGCGAAATACACTAAATCTGGAGATTTAAATGGTTTCTTAGACTACAACAGAGGATTATTCACTAATATCGATAATATGAATGATTGGTTCATTGATGCGACTAAGGATAAGGTCTATGTAGTAGAAAAAGCTTCTCAAAATCCAGGAGTTGGCGAACATAAATATCGTGCTTATGACAATTTGACTCGTGGTCTTCATAGAAAAATGATTCTACCTTTGTTGAATCTAGATAAGACAGAAATGTTCCTCATTTCTACTTACGATACGATGTCTTATGGTACAGCTAATAAGTACAATACTACTTTGGAAAAACTTAAACCGGAGATTGATCTAGCCGCACAACGTCAGATTAATTATCTTGATTTCTGGCATCGATTGGCCTTGGATAATGTGAAGAATAGATTGTTCAAAGATATCGTCTATCCAGTTTGGGAAGGATTCTATGTTTGGGGTCACGGTTGGCCAGGCTGGCCTGAACGCTATGGCCAATTCAAAAATAGTACGGAAGTATATGCCCCAATCCGTGAAATCTATGGACCTGTAGGAGAATACTACGGTGATAATGGAGCTGTTGCTGGAGCATATGCAAGTATTTACGATAATCCAAATGATAATCGTGCTAAAGTAACTTTCGTTATGTCTAATATGATTAGCGAATACGGAGCTTCTGCGTTCACACACGAGACTACACACTTAAATGACCGTCTTGTTTACTTCGGTAATTTTGGTCGTCGTGAAGGTACAGATGTTGAAGCCTTTGCCCAAGGTATGCTTCAATCACCTGCAACACAAGGCCACCAAGGTGAATATGGAGCTCTAGGATTAAACATGGCATTTGAAAGACCTAACGATGGTAACCAATGGTATAATACGAATCCAAATGATCTTAAATCACGTGAAGCTATCGATAACTACATGAAAGGTTATAACGATACTCTGATGATGTTAGACAATCTTGAGGCTGATGCAGTTCTTGGACAAAATAGTCAAGAATTGAATAATGCTTGGTTCAAGAAAGTTGATAAGCAAATGAGAGGAAACTCTAAGAACCAATACGATAATGTTCGTGCTCTAAATGATACTGAAAAAGCTATTCAACTTCATTCCGTGAACGACCTAGTAGATAACAACTTTATGACTAACCGTGGACCAGGAAATGGTATCTATAAACCAGATGACTTTAGTTCTGCATATGTCAACGTCCCTATGATGACAGGTATCTATGGTGGTAACACAAGTGAAGGTGCTCCTGGAGGAATGTCATTTAAACATAATACATTCAGATTATGGGGTTACTACGGCTATGAAAAAGGCTTCCTAGGCTATGCTACTAATAAGTATAAACAAGAGGCTAAGGCTGCAGGTAAGAACACCCTAGGTGATGACTTTATTATCAACAAGATTTCTGAAGGAAAATTCAACAATCTTGAAGATTGGAAGAAAGCTTACTATAAAGAAGTGAAAGACAAGGCTACAAATGGTTTGACAACCTTTGAAGTAAATGGAACTAGCATTTCATCTTACAGTGATCTTCTTCGCTTGTTCAAGGAAGCTGCTGCTAAGGATGCTGCAACCTTAAAAACAGAGAAGAATGGTAATAAGTCTGTGTCAACAAATAATGTAACCAAACTTAAGGAAGCTGTTTATAAGAAACTTCTTCAACAAACAGATAGCTTTAAAACTTCTATCTTTAAATAA
- a CDS encoding TIGR01440 family protein, translating into MDQRRIQTETQQILEDVLDKASLQEGALFVLGLSSSEVLGGHIGKDSSQEIGELIVKTMLELLTAKGIHLAVQGCEHVNRALVVEREVAIKHQLEIVSVLPTLHAGGSGQLAAFRYMKDPVEVEFIRADAGLDIGDTAIGMHIKHVQVPIRPVLREIGQAHVTALASRPKLIGGARAQYPIDHIRKI; encoded by the coding sequence ATGGACCAAAGACGGATTCAAACAGAAACACAGCAGATACTTGAAGATGTTTTAGACAAGGCTTCTTTACAGGAGGGAGCACTATTTGTCTTGGGTTTGTCTTCGAGTGAAGTGCTGGGAGGACACATCGGAAAAGATTCGAGTCAGGAAATCGGTGAACTTATTGTCAAGACTATGTTGGAACTGTTGACGGCTAAGGGAATTCACCTGGCTGTTCAAGGTTGTGAACATGTCAATCGGGCTTTAGTTGTGGAACGAGAAGTAGCTATAAAACATCAGTTGGAGATTGTGAGTGTACTCCCGACCTTACATGCAGGAGGTTCTGGTCAATTGGCCGCCTTCCGCTATATGAAGGATCCCGTGGAGGTCGAATTTATCAGGGCAGATGCTGGTCTGGACATTGGTGATACAGCTATCGGTATGCATATCAAACATGTTCAGGTACCCATTCGACCAGTTTTAAGAGAGATTGGTCAGGCTCATGTAACGGCACTTGCTAGTCGACCAAAACTCATTGGAGGAGCGCGTGCTCAATATCCAATAGATCATATTAGGAAGATATAA